The Photobacterium sanguinicancri genome includes the window CCCACTAACGGCACTCGAAGCAAACCGACGCTATAAAATCCAAGTTGAGGCCATCGATACGGCGGGTAATAGCAGCGAGTTATCAAGTGAACAACAAGCCACAACATTGGAGCTAGCGGCAGGTACACCGACCTTTAACTATGCTTCTTTTACGTTTGCTTTTGCAACCAATAGCCTCGCTAACAGTCAAGTGGGTACGCTTTCTTATACCAGTAACAATACCCCAGCCTTTACCATCGAATCAGGTAACAATGAGGGTTACTTCGCTATCGATGACCAAGGCAATATCAAGCTAGTAAAAGCACTTTCAGCGACAACGAGTGCCAATACGCCAAGCTTTTTGCTCACAGTTCAAATTAAAGATGGTGCTTTAAGTACCACATCGAAGGTTAAAGTCGTTACCCTTGCCGCTGCACAACTGCAACAACAAGGCGTGCTTCAACAAGTTTGGACGGGGATTTCTGGCAACTCAATCAACGACATCAACACCCTAGCACCAGTTTCATCGCAAAACGTGCTGCCTCAATTTAAAAGTATTGCTGGTATGGGTGATAACTATGGCCAGAAAATATCAGGCTATTTGCGCGTACCCGAAACAGGGCTATATAACTTCTGGATTGCCTCTGACGATGGTAGCGAACTGCGCATTAGTGAAGATCTAACGCCAGAGAAAGGCGTTGTCACTGCACGAATCAATGGCTATACCTCTATCGACAACTGGAGTAACAACAACCAAGTTACCAAAAATATTCAGCTTAATGCAGGGCAACTTTACTACATTGAAGCCATGCACAAAGAAGGCGGTGGTGGTGATCACTTATCGGTGGCATGGCAAGGGCCAAGTATTACTAAGCAGCTATTAAAAGGTGATTACTTAATCCCGCATAGTAGTCTCTACCCTGCGATAGCAATCATCGAAAATGGTTATCAGAGTGGCTTAACCAGCAATGGCAATCAAATCACTATTGATTTCTTACTTGACCAAAGCGCGGTCGATAGCGATGTATGGGTCTATTACGGTGAAAGGGATGCTGGCAATAATTCTCAAGGCTGGCAATACCGCATCAAACTTAGCGATTTAAGAGAAGGTAAAAACAGAGCAATATTAGACAATATCCTCCCCGGCCGTCGTTACTATGTGCGTATTGAAACACAAGGTGCCGCGGGAAGCTCATGGACATCAACCCCAGTGATTATCGATACAGTCGTGATCGATGAAAGCAAGGTAGCAGGTGAAGCACTACCGCGTTCAATTGCGCTATCGGTCACCCATGAAGGCAAGCAATACAACCTTTCGCTGACCAAGCATTCTGTACGTTCGCCGCATTATCAGTTACTCACTTACGATGAAAGACGCGAACAACAGTTCATGCCTGTTGTGCCTATGCCTGAAGTACGCACGTACCGCGGCATTGTAGATAATGATCCAACGCTCACTGTAACAGGTGCTGTAGATTCAAATGGCAAAATGTACCTCTCTTTATGGGGCGGGGATCGTCTTCGCTGGACTCATGACATCAGTATCAAAGATCGCATTAACAAAGATGCGCTGGGTAATAGCGAAATCACTAATGACGAGCTCATCATCGATTTTGATATGCCTGTCATGACCAATAATCGTTTGTACTTGCCACAACCTGGGCTTGATTTTCATAACAACCTAGGGCGAATCACCTTCACTCACAACAACTCGCAGTTCGTTGCAAACGCAGGTAGCAACATCATCAATGCTGTTGCTCAAATGGAAGGGCATATTAATGAGCTCGATTACACGTGGGCACAAAAAACGGGCCTACGTTGGGATATCGCACGCTCACTGATTGAAGTGAATGGTGATTCAAGCAAAGCCACAGATCCTCGCCCTGCTGCAAGAGACGCTGCAAACTTTTCAATTCAGTTTCAAGATTCGAAAAACGGTGGCTATTGTTGGGGGGGCGGCGACTGGGTTGGCTGTATTGCCAACTATCGAATGAACTGGGGCTTCACCCATGAAATTGGTCATAACTTTGGCTTAGGCCACGGCGAACAAACCGACAACAATGAACAAATCCAAACCCCGTCCACCCACATGGGTAACATGCAGGCATGGAAAACAACGGGTCGCTTACAACATGGCTCTAAGTTTAAAGCAGCAACAGCGCTGACCGATCCTATGCTACCTGCCACATTTAAAGACTACATCACGGTATATCAAAATGAATCTGGCTCAGTTAATCCACTGGCCAACGACTTTGATGCCAACGGTGAAATATTACGCATCAGTCACTTTGACCGCATGACAGCAAAAGGTGGCACAGTTACTCAAGTGGGTAACACCCTGCACTACACCCCACCAGCTGATTTTATCGGTGTCGATCAGCTCCTCTATACTGCAACAGATGGACAATTTGAAACCACAGGCCCAATTCAGATCCAAGTGATTAAGCGTGACATCGCTGGCAATTGGGATCTGGATACCTTAGATGGCAATACCATCAAGGATGGTTCAACTAATCACTACGATTTAACCGCGCCAGATATCGATAAGATTACAGGCAAAGATATTCTCAATACGCAAATCTCTGGACCCGGTAATGACAACGGCCTCACGATTCCATTAATCGCGTCAACCAAGATGGAGAACGATGCGCTTGGTCATGCGTTATTGCCGCATACTCTAGATCCCGGCCATAAAAGCTTTACCGCTTCCATGTGGTTCAAAATGGGAAAAACAGAGGGTAATAAGCTACTGATCGGCAAATCGTCATCTGGCCCCAACAACATGCAGTACGGCGGTTGGGAAATTCGCTCTACTGCTACAGGCGTTGAAATGCAGGTCAGTTTCCGTGACCGACTGATGAAAGATAATAAAGTCATCATCAGCCAAGCAGCCTCCATTGATGATGAACAATGGCACCACGTAGCCATGATAATAGATCGCGAGAACAACAAGCTGCAAGGCTACTTAGATAATGTGATGTTTGAAGGGGACTTGCTCGCCAGCCAAGAGCCTATCATGGCGGCGATGAACAGCTCAGGCTACGGTGGTGGATCACCTTTCAAAGTGGGTGGACATACTGCGGTGGTTTGTGCAGAAAACCAAACCGAGAACTGCCCTATCACA containing:
- a CDS encoding fibronectin type III domain-containing protein, coding for MKITKPLFIITSLVLLAACGGESGSDANTQKPVTPSIPVEPEKPDVTKPMPPVSQLRLLATAETSVTLGWQDAHNASGYYVNRDGQQISVIKKGFHAFTDNGLTANQSYLYEVLSFNDDGKVSEPISFKATPQANDAPEITSQPTPIVLAADAPHGYSVSQILATDKNHDPLTYHLATADAQRFFSINEQGILSVKASPIELANKVMQVLVEVSDGLSVSTTELKLGFISKEQKGVHREVYTGANMHGNLASLKVHPTYPQAPSSVSTEASFSSPRNTANWYGQRMSAYIIPPVTGDYQFWIAADDEAELLLSSTTSEKDFTKIAAAPTHTSINQWDKSPEQQSKLITLEAGKPYLLRAIMAEGSGADFVDVAWAIPEGTREIIANEFLLQPVDTENPTPISNFNWLKKSKNDILLEWLAASDNVGVDHYAVYNNGKLLKTVNGLSLELTGLTSNTRYNITVKAVDKAGNESASSQTGVIIINDIIPPSPVTQVTLTNISHDGLTVNWMAPGDARQANLLYKIYANGKLVGQTYATHYPLTALEANRRYKIQVEAIDTAGNSSELSSEQQATTLELAAGTPTFNYASFTFAFATNSLANSQVGTLSYTSNNTPAFTIESGNNEGYFAIDDQGNIKLVKALSATTSANTPSFLLTVQIKDGALSTTSKVKVVTLAAAQLQQQGVLQQVWTGISGNSINDINTLAPVSSQNVLPQFKSIAGMGDNYGQKISGYLRVPETGLYNFWIASDDGSELRISEDLTPEKGVVTARINGYTSIDNWSNNNQVTKNIQLNAGQLYYIEAMHKEGGGGDHLSVAWQGPSITKQLLKGDYLIPHSSLYPAIAIIENGYQSGLTSNGNQITIDFLLDQSAVDSDVWVYYGERDAGNNSQGWQYRIKLSDLREGKNRAILDNILPGRRYYVRIETQGAAGSSWTSTPVIIDTVVIDESKVAGEALPRSIALSVTHEGKQYNLSLTKHSVRSPHYQLLTYDERREQQFMPVVPMPEVRTYRGIVDNDPTLTVTGAVDSNGKMYLSLWGGDRLRWTHDISIKDRINKDALGNSEITNDELIIDFDMPVMTNNRLYLPQPGLDFHNNLGRITFTHNNSQFVANAGSNIINAVAQMEGHINELDYTWAQKTGLRWDIARSLIEVNGDSSKATDPRPAARDAANFSIQFQDSKNGGYCWGGGDWVGCIANYRMNWGFTHEIGHNFGLGHGEQTDNNEQIQTPSTHMGNMQAWKTTGRLQHGSKFKAATALTDPMLPATFKDYITVYQNESGSVNPLANDFDANGEILRISHFDRMTAKGGTVTQVGNTLHYTPPADFIGVDQLLYTATDGQFETTGPIQIQVIKRDIAGNWDLDTLDGNTIKDGSTNHYDLTAPDIDKITGKDILNTQISGPGNDNGLTIPLIASTKMENDALGHALLPHTLDPGHKSFTASMWFKMGKTEGNKLLIGKSSSGPNNMQYGGWEIRSTATGVEMQVSFRDRLMKDNKVIISQAASIDDEQWHHVAMIIDRENNKLQGYLDNVMFEGDLLASQEPIMAAMNSSGYGGGSPFKVGGHTAVVCAENQTENCPITEVQAFDSVKVYHKALTENEIATLFTEH